The following proteins are encoded in a genomic region of Pseudomonas sp. Os17:
- a CDS encoding FAD-binding oxidoreductase, giving the protein MTNPALIDELKTLVEPGKVLTDADSLEAYGKDWTKHFAPAPTAIVFPKTIEQVQAIVRWANQHRVALVPSGGRTGLSAAAVAANGEVVVSFDYMNQILDLNLTDRTAVCQPGVVTEQLQNLAEENGLYYPVDFASAGSSQIGGNIGTNAGGIKVIRYGMTRNWVAGMKVVTGKGDLLELNKDLIKNATGYDLRQLFIGAEGTLGFVVEATMRLDRAPKNLTAMVLGTADFDSIMPVLHAFQSKLDLTAFEFFSDKALAKVLARGDVPAPFESECPFYALLEFEATTEEVANHALETFEHCVEQGWVLDGVMSQSETQLHNLWKLREYISETISHWTPYKNDISVTVSKVPAFLQEIDAIVGKHYPDFEIVWFGHIGDGNLHLNILKPDNLSKDEFFAKCATVNKWVFETVEKYNGSISAEHGVGMTKRDYLTYSRSPVEIEYMKAVKAVFDPNGIMNPGKIFAV; this is encoded by the coding sequence ATGACCAATCCTGCCCTGATTGATGAACTGAAGACCCTGGTTGAGCCTGGCAAGGTGCTGACCGACGCTGACTCCCTGGAAGCTTACGGCAAGGATTGGACCAAGCATTTCGCCCCGGCCCCCACGGCCATCGTGTTTCCCAAGACCATCGAGCAGGTTCAGGCCATCGTGCGCTGGGCCAATCAGCACCGGGTGGCCCTGGTGCCTTCCGGCGGACGTACCGGCCTGTCGGCCGCCGCCGTGGCAGCCAATGGCGAAGTGGTGGTGTCTTTCGACTACATGAACCAGATTCTCGACCTGAACCTGACGGATCGCACGGCGGTGTGCCAGCCGGGTGTGGTCACCGAGCAGTTGCAGAACCTGGCGGAAGAAAACGGCCTCTACTACCCGGTGGATTTCGCTTCCGCAGGTTCCAGCCAGATTGGCGGCAACATCGGCACCAATGCCGGTGGAATCAAGGTCATTCGCTACGGCATGACCCGCAACTGGGTGGCCGGCATGAAAGTGGTGACCGGCAAGGGCGACCTGCTGGAACTGAACAAGGACCTGATCAAGAACGCCACCGGCTACGACCTGCGCCAGCTGTTCATCGGTGCGGAAGGCACGCTGGGGTTCGTGGTCGAGGCCACCATGCGCCTGGATCGGGCGCCGAAGAACCTCACCGCGATGGTGCTCGGCACCGCCGACTTCGATTCCATCATGCCGGTGCTGCACGCCTTCCAGAGCAAGCTTGATCTGACCGCCTTCGAGTTCTTCTCCGACAAGGCCCTGGCCAAGGTCCTGGCCCGTGGCGACGTGCCGGCGCCATTCGAATCCGAATGCCCGTTCTACGCGCTGCTGGAATTCGAGGCCACCACCGAGGAGGTGGCCAACCACGCCCTGGAAACCTTCGAGCACTGTGTCGAGCAGGGCTGGGTCCTGGACGGGGTGATGAGCCAGAGCGAAACCCAGCTGCACAACCTGTGGAAGCTGCGCGAGTACATCTCCGAAACCATCTCCCACTGGACACCCTACAAGAACGACATCTCGGTCACCGTGTCGAAAGTCCCGGCCTTCCTCCAGGAAATCGACGCCATCGTCGGCAAACACTACCCGGATTTCGAAATCGTCTGGTTCGGCCACATCGGCGACGGCAACCTGCACCTGAACATCCTCAAGCCGGACAACCTGAGCAAGGACGAGTTCTTTGCCAAGTGCGCCACGGTCAACAAGTGGGTGTTCGAAACCGTCGAGAAGTACAACGGTTCGATTTCCGCCGAACACGGCGTGGGCATGACCAAGCGTGACTACCTGACCTACAGCCGCTCGCCGGTGGAGATCGAGTACATGAAGGCGGTCAAGGCGGTGTTCGATCCCAACGGCATCATGAACCCGGGCAAGATCTTCGCCGTTTGA
- the serA gene encoding phosphoglycerate dehydrogenase, with protein sequence MSKTSLDKSKIKFLLLEGVHQSAVDVLKAAGYTSIEYLTGSLPEAQLKEKIADAHFIGIRSRTQLTEEIFDHAKKLVAVGCFCIGTNQVDLSAARERGIAVFNAPYSNTRSVAELVLAEAILLLRGIPEKNASCHRGGWIKSAANSFEIRGKKLGIVGYGSIGTQLSVLAEGLGMQVFFYDTVTKLPLGNATQVGNLHELLGMSDIVTLHVPETPATQWMIGEKEIRAIKKGGILINAARGTVVELDALADAIKDKHLIGAAIDVFPVEPRSNDEEFESPLRGLDNVILTPHIGGSTAEAQANIGLEVAEKLVKYSDNGTSVSSVNFPEVALPAHPGKHRLLHIHENIPGVMSEINKVFAENGINISGQFLQTNEKVGYVVIDVDAEYSDLAQEKLQHINGTIRCRVLF encoded by the coding sequence ATGAGCAAGACTTCTCTCGATAAGAGCAAGATCAAGTTCCTTCTCCTCGAAGGCGTCCACCAATCCGCTGTCGACGTCCTCAAGGCCGCCGGCTACACCAGCATCGAGTACCTCACCGGTTCTCTGCCGGAAGCCCAGCTCAAGGAAAAGATCGCCGATGCACACTTCATCGGCATTCGCTCCCGCACTCAACTGACCGAAGAGATCTTCGACCACGCGAAGAAACTGGTCGCTGTGGGCTGCTTCTGCATCGGCACCAACCAGGTTGACCTGTCTGCCGCTCGCGAGCGCGGCATTGCGGTGTTCAACGCGCCTTACTCCAACACCCGTTCGGTCGCCGAGCTGGTGCTGGCCGAGGCCATCCTGCTGCTGCGCGGCATCCCCGAGAAAAACGCTTCCTGCCACCGTGGCGGCTGGATCAAGAGCGCGGCCAACTCCTTCGAAATCCGCGGCAAGAAGCTGGGTATCGTCGGTTACGGCTCCATTGGTACCCAACTGTCGGTCCTGGCTGAAGGCCTGGGGATGCAGGTGTTCTTCTACGACACCGTGACCAAGCTGCCGCTGGGCAACGCGACCCAAGTGGGCAACCTGCACGAACTGCTGGGCATGTCCGACATCGTCACTCTGCACGTACCGGAAACCCCGGCCACCCAGTGGATGATCGGCGAGAAGGAAATTCGCGCCATCAAGAAGGGCGGCATCCTGATCAACGCCGCTCGCGGCACCGTGGTCGAGCTGGACGCCCTGGCGGACGCGATCAAGGACAAGCACCTGATCGGCGCGGCCATCGACGTCTTCCCGGTCGAGCCGCGTTCCAACGACGAAGAGTTCGAGAGCCCGCTGCGCGGCCTGGACAACGTGATCCTGACTCCGCACATCGGCGGTTCCACCGCTGAAGCCCAGGCCAACATCGGTCTGGAAGTGGCAGAGAAGCTGGTCAAGTACAGCGACAACGGCACCTCGGTGTCCTCGGTCAACTTCCCGGAAGTGGCGCTGCCGGCCCACCCTGGCAAGCACCGTCTGCTGCACATCCACGAGAACATCCCGGGCGTGATGAGCGAGATCAACAAGGTCTTCGCCGAAAACGGCATCAACATCTCCGGTCAGTTCCTGCAGACCAACGAAAAGGTCGGCTACGTGGTGATCGACGTCGACGCCGAGTACTCGGACCTGGCGCAAGAGAAGCTGCAGCACATCAACGGCACCATCCGTTGCCGCGTGCTGTTCTAA
- a CDS encoding DUF4399 domain-containing protein codes for MKIFMSRAALAGLLLGASMLAGAAEIPRTAAPAGAKVFIVSPADGAVVDKTFTVKFGVEGIALAPAGDQTANTGHHHLLIDVDQLPAENLPIPMDANHLHFGKAQTETEVTLTPGKHTLQLELGDKNHVPFDPVIVSKKITVTVK; via the coding sequence ATGAAAATTTTTATGTCTCGTGCGGCCCTGGCCGGGCTGTTGCTTGGTGCCTCGATGCTGGCCGGCGCAGCGGAAATACCGCGGACTGCAGCCCCCGCCGGCGCCAAGGTGTTTATCGTTTCTCCCGCTGACGGGGCCGTTGTGGACAAGACCTTTACCGTCAAGTTCGGCGTTGAGGGCATCGCCCTGGCCCCAGCCGGCGATCAAACCGCCAACACCGGCCACCATCACCTGTTGATCGACGTCGACCAGCTGCCGGCGGAAAACCTGCCGATCCCGATGGACGCCAACCACCTGCACTTCGGCAAGGCCCAGACCGAAACCGAAGTGACCCTGACTCCCGGCAAGCACACCCTGCAACTGGAGCTGGGAGACAAGAACCACGTGCCGTTCGACCCGGTCATCGTCTCCAAGAAAATCACAGTGACAGTGAAATAA
- a CDS encoding transporter substrate-binding domain-containing protein, whose protein sequence is MRFLPGLILLLPLVSTYAQAELMDDINDRGELRIALEANAPPFNFKDDGKLTGFEVELGQLLASELDVRPDFVVTAAAELLPGVESGRFDVAINHIAVTPELKDRFDFSEPYSYSSAQLIVRKEEQRPLFSLQALRGQALGVAQGSQFVDQARTVEGINLRSYADAQQPIKDVADKQIDAAISDRLLIPYAIRDSRLPVKEGAKVGPTLSLAIPFQKGNPAFQASLDSALQRIKADGRLMALSEKWFGMDASKPPKSDAGQ, encoded by the coding sequence ATGCGTTTCCTGCCTGGCCTGATACTTTTGCTGCCCCTTGTGAGCACTTACGCTCAAGCCGAACTGATGGACGACATCAATGACCGCGGGGAACTGCGCATCGCCCTGGAAGCCAATGCGCCACCCTTCAACTTCAAGGATGACGGCAAACTCACCGGTTTCGAGGTGGAGCTGGGACAGTTGCTGGCCAGTGAACTGGATGTGCGCCCGGACTTCGTGGTGACGGCTGCCGCCGAACTGCTGCCCGGTGTGGAAAGCGGCCGCTTCGACGTGGCCATCAACCACATAGCAGTGACCCCGGAACTCAAGGATCGTTTCGATTTCAGCGAACCCTACAGCTACTCCAGCGCCCAATTGATCGTGCGCAAGGAAGAGCAGCGCCCGCTGTTTTCCCTGCAGGCCCTGCGCGGCCAGGCCCTGGGCGTGGCTCAGGGCAGCCAGTTCGTCGACCAGGCGCGCACCGTGGAAGGGATCAACCTGCGCAGCTACGCCGATGCCCAGCAGCCGATCAAGGACGTGGCGGACAAACAGATCGACGCCGCCATCAGCGATCGCCTGTTGATTCCCTACGCCATTCGCGACAGCCGCCTGCCGGTGAAGGAAGGGGCCAAGGTGGGGCCGACCCTGAGCCTGGCAATTCCGTTCCAGAAAGGTAACCCGGCGTTCCAGGCCAGCCTGGACAGCGCCCTGCAGCGGATCAAGGCCGATGGTCGGCTGATGGCCCTGTCGGAAAAATGGTTCGGCATGGATGCCAGCAAACCGCCCAAGAGCGACGCCGGGCAGTAA
- a CDS encoding DUF523 domain-containing protein has product MHKILVSRCLLGHRVRYDGGASGPFDQLAAWLQEGRVVALCPEVAGGLPTPRAAAEIPGGQGGDVLAGRAPVMTTEGEDVSAQFLSGARQALELVEQHGIRVAVLKANSPSCGNLLTYDGTFSGVKVSGEGVTAALLKQHGVHVFSEFQLSEAASALAALSL; this is encoded by the coding sequence ATGCACAAGATCCTGGTCAGCCGCTGCCTGTTGGGCCACCGCGTACGCTACGACGGCGGCGCCAGCGGCCCGTTCGATCAACTGGCCGCCTGGCTGCAAGAGGGGCGGGTGGTTGCGCTCTGTCCGGAAGTGGCCGGTGGCTTGCCGACGCCACGGGCGGCGGCGGAAATTCCCGGTGGTCAGGGCGGCGATGTGCTTGCAGGGCGGGCACCGGTGATGACCACGGAAGGCGAAGATGTCAGCGCCCAGTTCCTCTCGGGGGCACGTCAGGCGCTGGAGCTGGTGGAACAGCACGGGATTCGCGTTGCCGTGCTCAAGGCCAACAGCCCATCCTGCGGCAACCTGCTGACCTACGACGGCACCTTCAGTGGGGTCAAGGTCTCGGGAGAGGGCGTCACCGCGGCGTTGCTCAAGCAGCACGGCGTGCACGTCTTCAGTGAGTTTCAACTGTCCGAAGCCGCCAGCGCCCTCGCCGCATTGTCCTTGTAG
- a CDS encoding 2OG-Fe(II) oxygenase: MRAMQIPSDHPLLLNIVDDLATRGWSQQNVFLSEDLTLELAAECRKRALEGELAPAAVGRGPAQEIREAIRGDHIQWLEPGQAEASDTYLGLMDSLREALNRGLFLGLEDFECHFAMYPPGAFYKRHVDRFRDDDRRMVSAVIYLNEQWLPEHGGQLRMYLNDQGQYDVVPVGGRLVVFLSGEVPHEVLPATRERLSLTGWFRRRGNEPF, encoded by the coding sequence ATGCGCGCCATGCAAATACCCTCTGATCATCCGCTGTTGTTGAACATTGTCGACGACCTGGCCACCCGTGGCTGGTCGCAGCAAAATGTCTTTCTGTCCGAGGATCTGACCCTCGAACTGGCGGCTGAGTGCCGTAAACGTGCACTCGAAGGTGAACTGGCGCCTGCGGCGGTGGGGCGTGGCCCGGCCCAGGAAATACGCGAAGCGATTCGCGGTGACCATATCCAGTGGCTCGAGCCCGGTCAGGCCGAGGCCAGCGATACCTATCTGGGGTTGATGGACAGCCTGCGCGAGGCCCTCAATCGCGGCCTGTTCCTGGGGCTGGAGGACTTCGAGTGTCACTTCGCGATGTACCCGCCAGGGGCTTTCTACAAACGCCATGTGGACCGTTTTCGCGACGATGACCGGCGCATGGTGTCGGCGGTGATCTACCTCAATGAACAGTGGCTGCCCGAGCATGGCGGGCAATTGCGCATGTACCTCAATGACCAGGGGCAATACGACGTGGTCCCCGTCGGGGGCCGGCTGGTGGTGTTTCTTTCCGGCGAGGTGCCCCATGAAGTCCTGCCCGCGACCCGGGAACGCCTGTCCCTGACCGGTTGGTTCCGGCGTCGTGGCAACGAGCCGTTCTGA
- a CDS encoding DUF2059 domain-containing protein yields the protein MRRLLFSLLMFCALPAWADSHDQLYKVAGWPEQRAHFNDALSAAQQRYQNSLPPAVYQALVDNSNQRFAPQAVDRRAEAQLRQHLADPAPALAFFQSPLGRKIVAAELLATRRDQLAKNAQGLPKMQASDTRQLIIGHLAQALPAKEAGAEVSLAIAGVAADSLSQMIPGLLGGGQAQGMLNGQRQRLMQQIGNDLNNTLLYVYRDLSDTELEEFATFAESSEGKAYYQAALAAIRAGLAVGQSTSSLAP from the coding sequence ATGCGCCGTTTGCTTTTCTCACTGTTGATGTTCTGCGCCTTGCCTGCCTGGGCAGACAGCCACGACCAGTTGTACAAGGTCGCCGGTTGGCCGGAACAGCGCGCGCATTTCAACGATGCCCTCAGCGCCGCCCAGCAGCGCTACCAGAACAGCTTGCCGCCAGCGGTCTACCAGGCCCTGGTGGACAACAGCAATCAGCGCTTTGCGCCCCAGGCCGTGGACCGCCGTGCCGAAGCCCAACTGCGCCAGCACCTGGCCGATCCCGCACCGGCCCTGGCCTTCTTCCAATCGCCCTTGGGACGCAAGATCGTTGCCGCCGAACTGCTGGCCACCCGTCGCGACCAGTTGGCCAAGAACGCCCAGGGCCTGCCCAAGATGCAGGCCAGCGACACCCGCCAGTTGATCATCGGCCACCTGGCCCAGGCCCTGCCGGCCAAGGAAGCCGGGGCGGAAGTCAGCCTGGCGATTGCCGGAGTCGCCGCCGACAGCCTGAGCCAGATGATTCCCGGACTGCTGGGAGGCGGCCAGGCCCAGGGCATGCTCAATGGCCAGCGCCAGCGATTGATGCAGCAGATCGGCAACGACCTGAACAACACCTTGCTCTACGTCTATCGGGATCTGTCCGACACCGAACTCGAAGAGTTCGCCACCTTCGCCGAATCCAGCGAAGGCAAGGCCTACTATCAAGCGGCCCTGGCAGCGATTCGCGCCGGCCTGGCCGTCGGCCAGAGCACCTCCAGCCTCGCCCCCTGA
- a CDS encoding alpha/beta hydrolase: MSVNFDPDHLRASLQPLVAGQPLSAEAQAYQRFYGLDFAGRALVPRSRLGRIQVDDYEVVCQVWWPEQPRATLFLFHGFYDHMGLYRHVIEWALQRRFVVISCDLPGHGLSSGERASIDDFAVYQRVLQGLFGEARALDLPQPWHLFGQSTGGAIIMDHLLNQGAESPAQGRVVLLSPLVRPRAWGWSMLSYYVLRPFVTGIARRFSENSNDPDFLAFLQADPLQPQRLPTAWVGALSRWIKRLEAAPHSSRQPLIVQGDADMTVDWQHNLQVIRGKFAAPEILMLAQARHHLANEIAPYRDQYFAFLDRYF, translated from the coding sequence ATGTCCGTGAACTTCGACCCCGACCATCTGCGTGCCAGCCTGCAACCCCTGGTGGCCGGGCAGCCCTTGTCGGCCGAGGCTCAGGCCTATCAACGCTTCTACGGGCTGGACTTTGCCGGACGGGCGCTGGTGCCCCGCAGTCGCCTGGGCCGTATCCAGGTGGACGACTACGAGGTGGTCTGCCAGGTCTGGTGGCCGGAGCAGCCGCGGGCGACGCTGTTTCTGTTCCACGGCTTCTACGATCACATGGGCTTGTACCGGCATGTGATCGAATGGGCGCTGCAGCGCCGCTTCGTGGTGATCTCCTGCGATCTGCCAGGGCATGGCCTGTCCAGCGGCGAGCGCGCCAGCATCGATGATTTCGCGGTGTATCAGCGGGTGCTGCAAGGCCTGTTCGGCGAGGCCCGTGCCCTGGACCTGCCCCAGCCCTGGCACCTGTTCGGGCAAAGTACCGGCGGCGCCATCATCATGGATCACCTGCTCAACCAGGGCGCCGAGAGTCCGGCCCAGGGGCGGGTTGTGCTGCTCTCGCCCCTGGTGCGGCCGCGGGCCTGGGGCTGGTCGATGCTCAGCTACTACGTGCTGCGGCCCTTCGTCACTGGCATTGCCCGACGCTTCAGCGAGAACTCCAATGACCCGGATTTCCTTGCCTTCCTCCAGGCCGACCCCTTGCAACCGCAGCGCTTGCCAACGGCCTGGGTGGGGGCGCTGTCGCGCTGGATCAAGCGCCTGGAAGCGGCGCCACACAGCTCCAGGCAGCCGCTGATCGTCCAGGGCGACGCGGACATGACCGTGGACTGGCAGCACAACCTGCAGGTGATACGCGGCAAGTTCGCCGCGCCCGAAATCCTCATGCTGGCGCAAGCCCGGCACCACCTGGCCAATGAAATTGCGCCATACCGCGACCAGTATTTCGCCTTTCTTGACCGGTATTTCTGA
- a CDS encoding DUF6436 domain-containing protein — MRQSYRTPLLASLLVLMCAVVLWSAYDWFQGRYLRAFSEHTAVFSGDPLQLPAELAGPGAIRLVHFWDPACPCNVGNQQHLAELIATYGSQGVEFYSVQKPGSHGQLPATLSALKSLDHLPGAEQIPASPAVAIWDRNGKLAYFGPYSEGLTCNSSNSFIEPILQALASDRQINATHTLAVGCYCPWPASTH; from the coding sequence ATGCGCCAGTCTTACCGCACGCCCCTGCTTGCCAGCCTGCTCGTCCTGATGTGCGCCGTTGTGCTGTGGAGCGCCTACGACTGGTTCCAGGGGCGCTATCTGCGGGCGTTCAGTGAACACACCGCGGTATTTTCCGGCGACCCGCTGCAACTGCCCGCCGAACTGGCCGGCCCTGGCGCCATTCGCCTGGTGCACTTCTGGGATCCGGCCTGCCCCTGCAACGTCGGCAACCAGCAGCACCTGGCCGAGCTGATCGCCACCTACGGCTCGCAAGGCGTGGAGTTCTATTCGGTGCAGAAACCCGGCAGTCACGGCCAGTTGCCCGCGACCCTGAGCGCCCTGAAGTCCCTCGACCACCTGCCCGGCGCCGAACAGATCCCCGCCAGTCCGGCGGTGGCGATCTGGGATCGCAACGGCAAGCTGGCCTACTTCGGGCCCTACAGCGAAGGCCTGACCTGCAATTCCAGCAACAGCTTCATCGAGCCCATCCTCCAGGCCTTGGCCAGCGATCGCCAGATCAATGCCACCCATACCCTGGCGGTAGGCTGCTATTGTCCCTGGCCGGCCAGCACCCACTAG
- a CDS encoding penicillin acylase family protein, giving the protein MKRSLTLVAVLILALLAGAAGYLYSKQPTRQGQVEIRGLQGSVTVRYDERGVPHIRAENEADLYRALGYVHAQDRLFQMEMLRRLSRGELAEVLGPKLLDTDKLFRSLRIRERADSYVAGLDRQSPAWKALEAYLDGINQYQDSHASPMEFDALGIHKRPFTAEDTVSVAGFMAYSFAMAFRTEPLLTYIRDQLGNDYLKVFDLDWQPKGVLAKGKPQPALPLAAVDWQDLGRISRLSQDALSDAGLPQFEGSNAWAVAGTRTKSGRPLLAGDPHIRYSLPSVWYEAQLSAPGFELYGHHQALVPFAFLGHNLDFGWSLTMFQNDDLDLIAEKVNPQNANQVWFRDQWVDLISSEQQIAVKGQAPVTLTLRRSPHGPIINDMLGTTVGKAPVAMWWGFLETPNPILDGFYQLNRADTLAKVRAAAAKVHAPGLNIIWANAKGDIGWWAAALLPKRPAGAKPAFMLDGSTVMADKEGFYPFSANPQEENPARGYIVSANFQPVSPTGMEIPGYYNLADRGQQLDRQLSDKSVKWDLENTQKLQLGTTTAYGPRLLAPLLPVLRDVVGDPEEQKLVEQLAKWQGDYPLDSTSATLFNQFLFELANATFHEKLGDAYFDALIQARVVDAALPRLAADPDSPWWDNRTTPQRESRADTVRVAWRASIDHLRLTLGANPAQWRWGSAHTLTHGHPLGMQKPLDRVFNVGPLDAPGSHEVPNNLTAKIGPAPWSVVYGPSTRRIIDFADPAHSLTINPVGQSGVLFDKHYDDQAEAYIEGVYQQAHFSDEEVTANTRSTLKLLPARRP; this is encoded by the coding sequence ATGAAACGCAGCCTGACTCTGGTCGCCGTTCTGATCCTCGCCCTGCTGGCGGGTGCCGCCGGTTATCTGTACAGCAAGCAGCCGACGCGTCAGGGCCAGGTGGAAATCCGTGGCCTGCAGGGCTCGGTGACCGTGCGCTACGACGAGCGCGGGGTCCCGCACATCCGTGCGGAAAACGAAGCCGACCTGTATCGCGCCCTGGGTTACGTCCACGCCCAGGACCGGCTGTTCCAGATGGAAATGCTGCGCCGCCTGTCCCGGGGCGAGCTGGCAGAAGTCCTCGGCCCCAAGCTGCTGGACACCGACAAGCTGTTCCGCAGCCTGCGCATCCGCGAGCGCGCCGACAGCTACGTGGCCGGCCTCGACCGCCAGTCTCCGGCGTGGAAGGCCCTGGAAGCCTATCTGGACGGCATCAACCAGTATCAGGACAGCCACGCCAGCCCCATGGAGTTCGATGCCCTGGGCATCCACAAGCGGCCGTTCACCGCCGAGGACACGGTCAGCGTCGCCGGCTTCATGGCCTACAGCTTCGCCATGGCCTTTCGCACCGAACCGCTCTTGACCTACATCCGCGATCAGCTGGGCAACGATTACCTGAAAGTCTTCGACCTCGACTGGCAGCCCAAGGGCGTGCTGGCCAAGGGCAAGCCGCAACCGGCGCTGCCCCTGGCCGCGGTCGACTGGCAGGACCTGGGCCGGATCTCGCGCCTGAGCCAGGATGCCCTGAGCGACGCCGGACTGCCGCAATTCGAAGGCAGCAACGCCTGGGCCGTGGCCGGCACACGGACCAAAAGCGGCCGCCCCCTGCTGGCCGGCGACCCGCACATCCGCTATTCCCTGCCGTCGGTGTGGTACGAGGCGCAGCTGTCGGCGCCGGGCTTCGAGCTCTATGGCCATCATCAGGCCCTGGTGCCCTTCGCCTTCCTGGGCCACAACCTGGATTTCGGCTGGAGCCTGACCATGTTCCAGAACGACGATCTCGACCTGATCGCCGAGAAGGTCAACCCGCAGAACGCCAATCAGGTCTGGTTTCGTGACCAGTGGGTCGACCTGATCAGCAGCGAGCAGCAGATTGCGGTCAAGGGCCAGGCCCCGGTCACCCTGACCCTGCGCCGCTCGCCCCACGGACCGATCATCAACGACATGCTCGGCACCACCGTGGGCAAGGCCCCGGTGGCCATGTGGTGGGGTTTCCTGGAAACCCCGAACCCGATCCTCGACGGTTTCTACCAGCTCAACCGCGCCGACACCCTGGCCAAGGTCCGCGCTGCGGCGGCCAAGGTCCATGCCCCCGGCCTCAACATCATCTGGGCCAACGCCAAGGGCGATATCGGCTGGTGGGCGGCGGCGCTGCTGCCCAAACGCCCGGCCGGGGCCAAGCCGGCGTTCATGCTCGACGGCAGCACGGTCATGGCCGACAAGGAAGGCTTCTATCCCTTCAGTGCCAACCCTCAGGAAGAGAATCCGGCCCGGGGCTACATTGTCTCGGCCAATTTCCAACCGGTTTCCCCTACCGGCATGGAGATTCCCGGCTACTACAACCTCGCCGACCGCGGCCAGCAACTGGATCGCCAGCTCAGCGACAAGAGCGTGAAATGGGACCTGGAAAACACCCAGAAGCTGCAACTGGGCACGACCACCGCCTACGGGCCGCGCCTGCTGGCACCGCTGCTGCCCGTGCTGCGGGACGTGGTCGGCGACCCCGAGGAACAGAAGCTGGTGGAGCAACTGGCCAAGTGGCAGGGCGACTACCCGCTGGACTCCACCAGCGCCACCCTGTTCAACCAGTTCCTGTTCGAGCTGGCCAACGCCACCTTCCATGAAAAACTCGGTGACGCCTACTTCGACGCGCTGATCCAGGCCCGGGTGGTGGATGCCGCCCTGCCCCGGCTGGCGGCCGATCCCGACTCGCCCTGGTGGGACAACCGCACCACGCCACAGCGCGAAAGCCGGGCCGACACGGTCAGGGTGGCCTGGCGCGCCAGCATCGACCACCTGCGGCTGACCCTCGGCGCCAACCCGGCACAGTGGCGCTGGGGCAGCGCCCACACCCTGACCCACGGCCATCCCCTGGGGATGCAGAAGCCTCTGGACCGGGTATTCAACGTCGGCCCCCTGGACGCTCCCGGCAGCCATGAGGTGCCGAACAACCTCACCGCCAAGATCGGGCCGGCGCCCTGGTCGGTGGTCTACGGTCCCTCGACCCGACGCATCATCGACTTCGCCGACCCGGCCCACAGCCTGACCATCAACCCGGTGGGCCAGAGCGGCGTGCTGTTCGACAAGCACTACGACGACCAGGCCGAGGCCTATATCGAAGGCGTCTACCAACAGGCGCACTTCAGCGACGAGGAAGTCACCGCCAATACCCGCAGCACCCTGAAGCTGCTGCCGGCGCGCCGCCCCTGA
- a CDS encoding ABC transporter permease subunit: protein MKRFSFSSLMLVLGLLFIYLPMLILVIYSFNASKLVTVWGGWSINWYVGLLDNTQLMGSVVRSLEIACYTAVAAVALGTLAAFVLTRITHFKGRTLFGGLVTAPLVMPEVITGLSLLLLFVAMAQAVGWPQERGIVTIWIAHTTFCAAYVAVVVSARLRELDLSIEEAAMDLGARPWKVFFLITIPMIAPSLAAGGMMSFALSLDDLVLASFVSGPGSTTLPMEVFSAVRLGVKPEINAVASLILLAVSLVTFLVWFFSRRAEESRKRAIQQAIEESAADSWKQPDVRRAQAPEAV, encoded by the coding sequence ATGAAGCGCTTCAGTTTCTCCAGCCTGATGCTGGTGTTGGGCCTGTTGTTCATCTACCTGCCGATGCTGATCCTGGTGATCTACTCGTTCAACGCCTCGAAACTGGTGACCGTTTGGGGCGGCTGGTCGATCAACTGGTACGTCGGCCTGCTGGATAACACCCAGCTGATGGGCTCGGTGGTGCGTTCCCTGGAGATCGCCTGCTACACCGCGGTGGCGGCGGTGGCCCTGGGCACCCTGGCGGCGTTCGTGCTGACCCGGATCACCCACTTCAAGGGGCGCACCCTGTTCGGTGGCCTGGTGACCGCGCCGCTGGTGATGCCCGAGGTGATCACCGGTCTGTCGCTGTTGCTGCTGTTCGTGGCCATGGCCCAGGCTGTGGGCTGGCCGCAGGAGCGCGGCATCGTCACCATCTGGATCGCCCACACCACGTTCTGCGCGGCCTATGTGGCGGTGGTGGTGTCGGCTCGCCTGCGTGAACTGGACCTGTCCATCGAAGAGGCAGCCATGGACCTGGGCGCGCGGCCGTGGAAGGTGTTCTTCCTGATCACCATCCCGATGATCGCGCCCTCGCTGGCGGCCGGCGGCATGATGTCCTTTGCCCTGTCCCTGGATGACCTGGTGCTGGCCAGCTTCGTTTCCGGCCCGGGTTCCACCACCTTGCCGATGGAAGTGTTCTCGGCGGTGCGCCTGGGGGTCAAGCCGGAGATCAACGCCGTGGCCAGCCTGATCCTGCTGGCGGTGTCCCTGGTGACCTTCCTGGTCTGGTTCTTCAGCCGTCGCGCCGAAGAATCCCGCAAGCGCGCGATCCAGCAGGCCATCGAAGAAAGCGCCGCCGACTCGTGGAAGCAGCCGGACGTGCGTCGGGCCCAAGCGCCGGAAGCGGTCTGA